One segment of Saprospiraceae bacterium DNA contains the following:
- a CDS encoding glycosyltransferase family 4 protein, whose product MKVLFVVSGSSQYQNVAPSTRSLGDSLAAEGVDVAYFTVKGGSAAHHWRSARSLRRHLKSEPVDIVHAHHALSGWVAALAAFGRLPLVLSYDGPDVLGSFTGQGKRTLRSKLLAALGKIVQPFMSATICKSQQIAAATITRKRCHLIPDGVRLERFKAQEKIHRKELGLDKNTQYVLFLADPSDPNKNVALVEAALEILNKPDVELLIRYKISHHAVSKYLNIADVFVVSSFSEGASNLVKEAMACNCPIVATNVGDVAWVLGDTPGCYLSPSHKPADFAKKLRHALQYSEKYGRTKGRERILALGLDAESTARKVIGIYEQVSNKKLGARPSQTERLQA is encoded by the coding sequence ATGAAAGTACTTTTCGTGGTCAGCGGCAGCAGTCAGTATCAGAATGTCGCACCATCTACCCGCTCGCTGGGCGATTCCCTCGCGGCAGAAGGAGTGGACGTGGCTTATTTCACGGTGAAAGGCGGGAGCGCTGCCCACCATTGGCGCAGCGCCCGGTCTTTGCGCAGACATCTGAAATCTGAGCCTGTGGACATCGTCCACGCGCACCACGCCCTGTCGGGGTGGGTGGCAGCATTGGCGGCGTTCGGTCGCCTGCCACTCGTGCTATCCTATGATGGCCCCGATGTGCTCGGCAGCTTCACCGGACAGGGAAAACGAACCCTCAGGAGCAAGTTGTTGGCGGCGCTTGGGAAAATCGTCCAGCCTTTCATGTCGGCCACAATATGCAAGTCACAACAAATAGCAGCAGCCACCATCACCCGAAAAAGATGTCACCTCATTCCTGATGGCGTCAGGCTCGAAAGATTCAAGGCACAAGAGAAAATCCATAGAAAAGAACTAGGGCTGGACAAAAACACCCAATACGTCCTGTTCCTCGCTGACCCTTCCGACCCCAACAAAAACGTGGCGCTGGTGGAAGCCGCCTTGGAGATTCTGAACAAGCCGGATGTGGAACTGCTCATCCGATACAAAATATCGCATCATGCGGTGTCAAAATACCTCAACATCGCCGATGTGTTCGTCGTCAGTTCATTTTCTGAGGGAGCATCCAATCTGGTGAAAGAGGCCATGGCCTGCAACTGCCCCATCGTTGCCACAAACGTGGGCGATGTGGCATGGGTGTTGGGCGACACCCCCGGCTGCTACCTCTCGCCCTCCCACAAGCCCGCCGATTTTGCAAAAAAATTGCGCCACGCGCTCCAGTATTCCGAAAAATATGGCCGCACAAAAGGCCGAGAGCGAATACTGGCATTGGGTTTGGATGCAGAGAGCACAGCAAGAAAGGTCATCGGCATATACGAGCAAGTGTCAAACAAAAAATTAGGAGCACGACCATCCCAAACCGAACGATTGCAGGCGTAA